In a genomic window of Niallia taxi:
- a CDS encoding GntP family permease, which translates to MDDIQVSALGAIVALVVAIVLILKKVSPAYGMIAGALVGGLVGGVDIVNTVSLMMAGAEDIIPALLRILAAGVLAGVLIESGAAAVIAETIVKKLGETRALLALSLATMILTTVGVFVDVAVITVAPIALAIAKKAGISKMAILLAMIGGGKAGNIMSPNPNAIAASDAFDVPLTSIMAAGIIPAVFGLIVTYILAKKLVNKGSVIQVEEIDAPNSLKLPSFLTAIIAPIVTILLLSLRPLFNISIDPMIALPAGGVVGAIVMGRGKKINDYAVSGLGKMTSVAIMLLGTGTLAGIIANSGLKDVLIDGLNVLGFPGFVLAPVSGIFMSAATASTTAGTAVASQVFSSTILDMGVSALAGAAMIHAGATVLDHLPHGSFFHSTGGSVNMEMKERLKLIPYETLVGLTLALISTLIYGVFHLFG; encoded by the coding sequence GTGGATGACATTCAAGTAAGTGCATTAGGAGCGATTGTTGCACTTGTTGTAGCAATCGTTTTGATACTTAAAAAGGTCTCTCCTGCTTATGGGATGATTGCCGGCGCCTTAGTTGGGGGGCTTGTCGGAGGAGTTGATATAGTTAATACCGTTTCATTAATGATGGCAGGTGCGGAGGATATCATTCCTGCTTTATTAAGAATTTTGGCTGCCGGTGTGCTTGCTGGTGTATTGATTGAATCTGGAGCAGCAGCTGTTATAGCCGAAACAATCGTTAAGAAGCTGGGAGAAACACGAGCGCTTCTCGCTTTATCATTAGCGACAATGATTCTGACAACAGTTGGGGTATTTGTCGATGTTGCTGTCATTACAGTTGCACCAATTGCACTTGCCATTGCTAAAAAGGCAGGCATTTCAAAAATGGCCATACTACTGGCAATGATTGGCGGAGGAAAAGCTGGTAATATCATGTCTCCAAACCCAAATGCGATTGCAGCGTCAGATGCCTTTGATGTTCCGCTAACCTCGATTATGGCGGCAGGTATCATCCCGGCTGTATTCGGGCTTATCGTTACATACATACTCGCAAAAAAACTTGTGAATAAAGGGTCAGTCATCCAAGTAGAGGAAATCGACGCTCCTAATAGTTTAAAGCTTCCTTCCTTTTTAACAGCTATTATTGCCCCAATTGTTACGATATTGCTATTGTCATTACGACCGTTGTTTAATATTAGTATTGATCCAATGATTGCCTTGCCAGCTGGCGGTGTTGTCGGGGCAATTGTAATGGGAAGAGGGAAAAAGATTAATGATTATGCTGTTTCCGGATTAGGTAAGATGACCAGTGTTGCCATCATGCTGCTTGGAACAGGTACATTAGCAGGTATTATTGCAAATTCCGGCTTAAAGGATGTACTCATAGATGGCTTAAATGTCCTTGGATTTCCCGGCTTTGTGCTTGCACCAGTCTCCGGTATTTTTATGTCAGCGGCGACAGCATCTACAACTGCAGGAACAGCGGTTGCAAGCCAAGTGTTTAGTTCAACCATTTTAGATATGGGTGTTTCCGCACTGGCTGGGGCAGCAATGATTCACGCAGGAGCAACAGTGCTCGACCATCTCCCGCACGGCAGCTTTTTCCATTCAACAGGCGGCAGTGTCAATATGGAAATGAAGGAGCGTTTAAAGCTGATACCTTATGAAACGCTAGTTGGTTTAACATTAGCACTTATTTCAACGCTTATTTATGGGGTTTTTCACTTATTTGGCTAA
- a CDS encoding sugar diacid recognition domain-containing protein, whose translation MKYLDKRLAQEIVNRTMTIINWNINVMNEKGIIIASGDERRVDAVHEGALKVIETQAGFEIADTEIGQFHGVKAGINLPIKSFDKVVGVIGITGNPTEIRHYGELVKMAAEMIIQQAFLMEEMQWDERLKEELVTKLLDGKEYDALFFDRAKRLGIDVRIPRTAVIIASMDKARVFKSLRSKLLKDDLHVVHQQYIILLKKIALKDGVWNEAATKLELKKWAAYFEKQEGISVKIALGSYHSGMEGLSVSYQEAVHALKVGMKLSPDTTLYFSDDSKLPIFLSQALELGLSVSMEPYVDRLKHQDKKGELLETLLMYVEENGDVNKVASKLFIHRNTLRYRLERINELTGKNPRKLKELVELYLSLLQNQLS comes from the coding sequence ATGAAATACTTAGACAAACGGTTAGCACAGGAAATCGTCAACCGAACGATGACAATCATCAACTGGAATATTAATGTGATGAATGAAAAAGGGATTATCATAGCTTCTGGTGATGAGCGACGGGTCGATGCTGTCCATGAAGGCGCATTAAAGGTGATTGAAACGCAAGCTGGTTTTGAAATTGCTGATACAGAAATTGGGCAATTCCATGGCGTAAAAGCGGGCATTAACTTACCGATCAAATCTTTCGATAAAGTGGTCGGAGTTATTGGGATTACAGGAAATCCAACAGAAATCCGCCATTATGGAGAGCTTGTGAAGATGGCTGCCGAAATGATTATCCAGCAAGCATTTTTAATGGAGGAAATGCAATGGGATGAGCGTCTTAAGGAGGAGCTTGTAACCAAACTTCTTGACGGGAAGGAATACGATGCGCTCTTTTTTGACAGGGCGAAACGGCTCGGCATAGATGTGCGTATACCGAGGACGGCGGTAATTATTGCATCTATGGATAAAGCGAGAGTGTTTAAATCGCTCCGTTCTAAGCTGTTAAAGGATGATCTCCATGTAGTTCACCAGCAATATATCATTCTATTAAAAAAGATAGCTTTAAAGGATGGAGTTTGGAATGAAGCTGCTACAAAGCTTGAACTAAAGAAGTGGGCAGCCTACTTTGAAAAACAGGAAGGGATATCAGTTAAAATTGCACTTGGATCATATCATAGTGGCATGGAAGGTCTAAGCGTTTCTTATCAGGAGGCTGTTCATGCTTTGAAGGTTGGAATGAAGCTGTCTCCAGATACAACTCTATATTTCTCAGATGATAGTAAGCTGCCGATCTTTCTTTCACAAGCGCTAGAGCTAGGATTAAGTGTCAGCATGGAACCATATGTTGACCGCCTCAAGCATCAGGATAAAAAAGGGGAACTGCTTGAAACATTACTTATGTATGTGGAGGAAAATGGCGATGTCAACAAAGTCGCTAGCAAGCTGTTTATCCATCGGAACACACTTCGGTACCGTTTAGAAAGAATTAATGAGCTGACAGGCAAAAACCCGCGAAAATTGAAGGAGCTAGTGGAGCTTTATCTTTCGCTCCTGCAAAATCAGCTTTCATAA